From the genome of Deinococcus sp. JMULE3, one region includes:
- a CDS encoding cell division protein FtsX, giving the protein MKYHLRQALLAMRGNVTATLATLMTMTLTLLMLGFVLLLTLNVNRTIAQLEGQVEVAAFLKADAQDDALLAQARAIPQVRDARLVTSTEVLTEMTQDSPFARDAAALVGNPYPDTLRLRVARVEDTRTVAAQIAALPGVDDVEYGAGYVDSTVRTLSAVRLAGYLLVGLLLLGTLFNILNAVRVAMYARRDEISVMRLLGATRGFIRMPHVLEGLIVGGLAATLALGILTPAYLSLTQRVQQLAPVFPVVRDPGTLAPLLGGVACLGVLIGLLGSVFATRRYLQELE; this is encoded by the coding sequence GTGAAATACCACCTGAGACAGGCGCTGCTCGCCATGCGCGGCAACGTCACCGCGACCCTGGCCACGCTGATGACCATGACCCTGACCCTGCTGATGCTGGGCTTCGTGCTGCTGCTCACGCTGAACGTGAACCGCACCATCGCGCAGCTCGAGGGGCAGGTGGAGGTCGCGGCGTTTCTGAAAGCCGACGCGCAGGACGACGCGCTGCTCGCGCAGGCCCGCGCCATCCCGCAGGTCCGCGACGCGCGACTGGTCACCAGCACCGAGGTCCTGACCGAGATGACGCAGGACTCCCCGTTCGCGCGGGACGCCGCCGCGCTCGTCGGGAACCCGTACCCGGACACGCTGCGCCTGCGCGTGGCGCGCGTCGAGGACACCCGCACGGTCGCCGCGCAGATCGCCGCGCTGCCCGGCGTGGACGACGTCGAGTACGGCGCCGGGTACGTGGACTCCACCGTGCGGACCCTGAGCGCCGTGCGACTCGCCGGGTACCTGCTGGTGGGCCTGCTGCTGCTGGGCACGCTGTTCAACATCCTGAACGCCGTGCGGGTCGCCATGTACGCCCGCCGGGACGAGATCAGCGTCATGCGCCTGCTGGGCGCCACGCGCGGCTTCATCCGCATGCCGCACGTCCTCGAGGGCCTGATCGTGGGCGGACTGGCCGCCACGCTGGCGCTGGGCATCCTGACACCCGCGTACCTGAGCCTCACGCAGCGCGTGCAGCAGCTCGCCCCCGTCTTCCCTGTCGTCCGTGACCCCGGCACCCTCGCGCCGCTGCTGGGCGGCGTGGCGTGCCTGGGCGTCCTGATCGGCCTGCTGGGCAGCGTGTTCGCCACCCGCCGCTACCTGCAGGAGCTGGAATGA
- a CDS encoding murein hydrolase activator EnvC, with product MGTARALALTLLLGVGGAQDTSARLDQLQQQLQEQRQLSEDKARELAAVRARIQNLSAQQRQTLTQLDDLARRTAALENELATITARVTLAQRQLTDTTEQLKVTRAQVARLQGDVREVMTLMYRQRSGQYLQLLSQARSLPDLLIRLRYTNMAGAYQTQVLAGLRSQAAALRDQERVQAQQTAQFTKLQAERSAKLAALRAQREQQNTLLAQLRTSEQGQRTLAAQRAAEQALAAQQVDQLVGQVVAERARLEQERQRRLEEERRRREEEARRIREAQERARQEALRLAQLRQAQAAAAARQAQAARAAQLQREQQALAQRQAQVQQAQAQVEQQLAPLPPVSGASGFPLPGGRVLAPYGSNGAPWVVLTGSSQVVAADGGNVLAVTSYASLGWVVLIDHGGTVSAYLGLRDPQVSVGNRVARGTPLGAVGGSSIIGPGNMAFQLRQGGQPVAPRF from the coding sequence ATGGGGACCGCCCGCGCGCTGGCGCTGACGCTGCTGCTGGGCGTCGGAGGCGCGCAGGACACCAGTGCCCGCCTGGATCAGCTGCAACAGCAGCTGCAGGAGCAGCGGCAGCTGAGCGAGGACAAGGCCCGTGAACTTGCGGCCGTGCGCGCCCGCATTCAGAACCTCAGCGCGCAGCAGCGGCAGACGCTGACGCAGCTGGACGACCTGGCCCGCCGGACCGCCGCGCTGGAGAACGAACTGGCGACCATCACCGCCCGCGTGACCCTCGCGCAGCGGCAACTGACGGACACCACCGAGCAGCTGAAGGTCACGCGCGCCCAGGTCGCGCGGCTGCAGGGCGACGTGCGCGAGGTCATGACGCTCATGTACCGCCAGCGCAGCGGGCAGTACCTGCAGCTGCTGTCGCAGGCGCGCAGCCTCCCGGACCTGCTGATCCGCCTGCGGTACACCAACATGGCCGGCGCGTACCAGACGCAGGTACTCGCTGGCCTACGCTCCCAGGCGGCCGCGCTGCGTGACCAGGAACGGGTGCAGGCGCAGCAGACGGCGCAGTTCACGAAACTCCAGGCGGAACGCAGCGCGAAACTGGCGGCGCTGCGCGCCCAGCGCGAGCAGCAGAACACCCTGCTGGCCCAGCTGCGCACCAGCGAGCAGGGCCAGCGGACCCTGGCCGCGCAGCGCGCCGCCGAGCAGGCCCTCGCCGCGCAGCAGGTGGACCAGCTGGTCGGGCAGGTTGTCGCCGAACGCGCCCGCCTGGAACAGGAACGCCAGCGCCGCCTGGAAGAAGAACGCCGCCGCCGCGAGGAGGAAGCCCGCCGCATCCGCGAGGCGCAGGAACGCGCCCGGCAGGAAGCACTGCGTCTTGCACAGCTGCGACAGGCCCAGGCTGCCGCCGCTGCCCGGCAGGCGCAGGCCGCGCGGGCCGCGCAGCTGCAACGCGAACAGCAGGCCCTCGCTCAGCGGCAGGCGCAGGTGCAGCAGGCCCAGGCGCAGGTCGAGCAGCAGCTCGCGCCCCTGCCGCCGGTCAGTGGCGCGTCCGGCTTCCCGCTGCCCGGCGGGCGGGTCCTGGCGCCGTACGGCTCGAACGGCGCCCCGTGGGTGGTCCTGACCGGGTCCAGTCAGGTGGTCGCCGCGGACGGCGGGAACGTTCTGGCCGTCACGTCCTACGCGTCGCTGGGCTGGGTGGTCCTGATCGATCATGGCGGGACCGTCAGCGCGTACCTGGGTCTGCGCGACCCGCAGGTCAGCGTGGGCAACCGCGTGGCGCGCGGCACGCCGCTGGGCGCCGTGGGCGGCAGTTCGATCATCGGGCCGGGCAACATGGCCTTCCAGCTCCGGCAGGGCGGGCAACCGGTCGCGCCACGCTTCTGA
- the ftsE gene encoding cell division ATP-binding protein FtsE codes for MIDFKHVTLEYPVTRTLALDDVSLNIGKGEFVYLVGHSGAGKSSFMNLVLKRALPSRGEVRVAGEPLSAYRGRRTSLLRRRMGTVFQDNLLLPHLNAFDNVAFALRVTGVPQREWPQRVTAALRTVGLEHKKYALPLQLSLGEQQRVAIARAIVGNPPLLLADEPTGNLDPDNSREVLKVLQNVNLRGTTVIVATHAKDLVETFRHRTLTLRKGKLVRDDPYGGYAL; via the coding sequence GTGATCGATTTCAAGCACGTCACCCTGGAGTACCCGGTGACCCGTACCCTCGCGCTGGACGACGTGTCCCTGAACATCGGCAAGGGCGAGTTCGTGTACCTCGTGGGCCACTCGGGCGCCGGGAAGAGTTCGTTCATGAACCTGGTGCTGAAGCGCGCGCTGCCCAGCCGGGGCGAGGTGCGCGTGGCGGGCGAACCGCTCTCGGCGTACCGGGGTCGGCGCACGTCGCTGCTGCGCCGCCGCATGGGCACGGTGTTTCAGGACAACCTGCTGCTGCCGCACCTGAACGCCTTCGACAACGTCGCGTTCGCACTGCGCGTGACCGGCGTGCCGCAGCGCGAGTGGCCGCAGCGGGTCACGGCGGCCCTGCGGACCGTGGGTCTGGAACACAAGAAGTACGCGCTGCCGCTGCAACTGTCGCTGGGCGAGCAGCAGCGCGTGGCGATCGCGCGGGCCATTGTCGGGAACCCGCCGCTGCTGCTGGCGGACGAACCGACCGGGAACCTCGACCCGGACAACAGCCGCGAGGTGCTGAAGGTGCTGCAGAACGTGAACCTGCGCGGCACGACCGTGATCGTCGCCACGCACGCCAAGGACCTCGTGGAGACCTTCCGGCACCGCACGCTGACGCTCCGCAAGGGCAAACTGGTCCGCGACGACCCGTACGGGGGGTACGCGCTGTGA